agtaaataacccaaacaATTACATTAGACTCCCTAAACTACTAATAATTAGTAAAATACCCCTAAACTATTATCCTTCACGTAACAATACTTCCCCCTAAAAGATTCTTGACCTCAAGAATCACAAAATAGAGAAAAAAAAATGCAGCATCCATGAGTTCTTTTGGGTCGACTCATTCCAGGGTGGACGCCATTCGGTCCTTCCGATTGCAATCGGAGAAATCCTAGCGATGCGCCATGGTGGGCGCCAATCATTTATGGAACTCGCCTTTGCCTTTAAACAGGCACCAAAAAGATTGTTGTTAACAACGTCAATTATATCATCCTCTGGAAGGGTATCAAACTTCCTACCATCTTTGACATGAAGACCTTGACGAACAGGAACCGCATCACTGTTCGGAACCAGTAGGCCAGCCTTAACAACATTGTATAGTCTAGTTTTGGGTTCTTCGCAAGCGCCATTAGCACGGATTATGCAAAGTGTGTCTCTATGTTTTCTTCCTTTATGAAGAACGGTGTCTTCATTGaagggctggagctttttcactGTCTCATGTAGTGCAACAATGGAATTATCATTGTTAATATTTTCATCAACAATTATGTCTTCTGTCTTCCGAGTACCCGTCCGCGAATCATCGCTAAATAGCCCTTTATCAGGGCCGCCTCCGCCGCCGCTAAAACTGCCACCGCTTGAATGCTCCTTGAGTGCTCGTAAGATCTCTTCTTGTTGTTTCATCGACTGTTCTTGTTGTTTCAACATGGCGGCTAGGGTTTCTAGGAGATTTGAGATTGCCTTGCCATGTTCCTTGAGAGTGCTGTCACTTTCTTGATTGCGAGTGTTAGTCATGGTAATCGAAAGTAATTCCGACCGGAGATCGGAACGGCTCTGATACCCTTGATAGGGTTAAACCCTAAAAGAGAAGAACTAGGAGAATATTTGGAGAAGATAGGAGAATTTCAAACTTCAAATCTGATTTCCTTCCTTCATATTACGtacataaataagtaaataacccaaacaATTACATTAGACTCCCTAAACTACTAATAATTAGTAAAATACCCCTAAACTATTATTCTTCACGTAACAAAATACAAATGCAAAGGAAAATATATGAGACATCGAAACAGGATACTTTATGTTTATCGGTAGAATATCCAAATAGACATGGTGGTCTATTTCGATGTATTGCTTTCCTATTTCGACGTGATCCAAGACATCAAGCCTATTTCGATTATTTATCATTATCATATGTCTCTAGATATATATTGTAATACTCAATATTTATCATTGATATCAAGTAGAATTATACCTACTTTCAGGTGACTGGAATCAACCAATAAACCATGCGATATAAGGAGTTATCTAAACCTAGTGTGAGACATAAGTTAATATTAAGAAAAGATGAGATGAGAGATCAGGGTCCCTATCATAGTTGTTTATGTTGGAATATCAGGGTTTACGAACAGATACACTTGCCAAATGCTGGAACAAGTCTTACTTTTATTCATCACAACTTAAACAGGAAACGATAAAGGGAAACATATTGGTAAATACAAAAGACATAACaaactttatttattttattttctgaacATATGGCTAAAGAGTTGCAATCCCAGATTACTCAGCACAACTTGAACCAGCTAGCTTCTTCAAACGTCTACTAACCGCTACCTGCTTCATCAGTTTGTAGCCTTCAAATAAACACCAATGCTATCAATATAATAACCCGCAAGGCCGTAAAATCCAGCGAATGAACCCGCATTCCATGGTACTGTAAACGGAGTCCCTCTTACGTCACCAAATGGCCCATGGGTTTTTTTATTGGTCATGAATGATATTGACGAAACTACTGTGAGACCCGCATAAGTTCCCCTTGACAATGCAATTGTCCCACTAATGCCATTAATTTCTTCGTCCCCTTCGAATGTAATCTGATCAATTATGAAAGATTAGATTTAAAAACATTATGATGCATGTATCGTTTCTGTTAACTTGTTTAAGTCGGCAACTTTTTACCTCAGAAACATTTTCTCCACCATTCCAACCACCCATCTTTTCAGAAGTGTATGTTAAGTCTCCGTATTGTGCGGTGAACATCAGAGAGTATATGAGATCGCCATGATCAGTGGTTATCTTCGTCAAGTGATAAGTTGGCTCAAGTTTGAAAGACCAATTGTTTTGCGGACCTGCAGGAAGAGTTTTTCCCCATGTTCCGATCTTCAAGATTTGTCTCAAATAGACACCAATGCCATCAATATAATAGCCAGCAAGGCCGTAAAACCCGACTAACGAGCCATTCTCCCAAGGTAAGGAGAACTCAGAACTGGTTGCTCCACCAAAAGGTCCATGGGTGGTCTTGTTCGTTACAAAAGACAGTGAAGAAATTATTGTATACGGAGCTTTAGTACCAACGCTTCCTTTAATTCCAACTATTTCCTCGTCCGAGTCAAGCGTCACCTGTGCCAACAAGAAGGTATATTATTACGTTTCTTAAAGCGCGTTGATTAAGTTAAGACATATGCGTTCACCTCCGAAACTGTTTGTCCACCATTCCAACCACCAAATTTGTTAGAAGTGTTCACTACACCTCCAGCAGCTTCAGTGGTGAACATGAGAGAGTATATCACATCATCACCATGATCAATGATTATCTTTTTCAGCCTCTGGCCTTGATCAAGTTCAAAAGACCACTCATTCTGAGGACCTCCGCTTTGTTTTCCCCAAAGTCCTACCGGAATAAATCCCGCTCTTTGCTTGATGTTCACGTTTTGTAGTACTCCTGCCATACTGTATAGTATTaaagagtgagagagagagattcAGAACTTaacataaatataacatgaatTTGGCTAATTAGTCATACCTTTTCAGCCCTTCTTTTGATCTAAATTAGCTGTGTCTTG
Above is a window of Helianthus annuus cultivar XRQ/B chromosome 14, HanXRQr2.0-SUNRISE, whole genome shotgun sequence DNA encoding:
- the LOC110908292 gene encoding mannose/glucose-specific lectin isoform X1, translating into MAGVLQNVNIKQRAGFIPVGLWGKQSGGPQNEWSFELDQGQRLKKIIIDHGDDVIYSLMFTTEAAGGVVNTSNKFGGWNGGQTVSEVTLDSDEEIVGIKGSVGTKAPYTIISSLSFVTNKTTHGPFGGATSSEFSLPWENGSLVGFYGLAGYYIDGIGVYLRQILKIGTWGKTLPAGPQNNWSFKLEPTYHLTKITTDHGDLIYSLMFTAQYGDLTYTSEKMGGWNGGENVSEITFEGDEEINGISGTIALSRGTYAGLTVVSSISFMTNKKTHGPFGDVRGTPFTVPWNAGSFAGFYGLAGYYIDSIGVYLKATN
- the LOC110908292 gene encoding mannose/glucose-specific lectin isoform X2 gives rise to the protein MFTTEAAGGVVNTSNKFGGWNGGQTVSEVTLDSDEEIVGIKGSVGTKAPYTIISSLSFVTNKTTHGPFGGATSSEFSLPWENGSLVGFYGLAGYYIDGIGVYLRQILKIGTWGKTLPAGPQNNWSFKLEPTYHLTKITTDHGDLIYSLMFTAQYGDLTYTSEKMGGWNGGENVSEITFEGDEEINGISGTIALSRGTYAGLTVVSSISFMTNKKTHGPFGDVRGTPFTVPWNAGSFAGFYGLAGYYIDSIGVYLKATN